Below is a window of Humulus lupulus chromosome 9, drHumLupu1.1, whole genome shotgun sequence DNA.
GAGGTATATATTTcagttttcttttttttcctttttgggaaaggggtataTAATAATTCTTATGAAATTAATTACTATAATGAAAGGAGATATAAAGGGTTACGTTTGGTTTAATTGTaggtttctttctttttcttttattaagtAACATTTTTTTTGATACATTTTCTTAATTTAGTTGTTCGATGTGATTAATTTCCGAGCTACCTATATAGATCTTTCTTGGAGATGGGTATtttatgaaacccaggaatttgtCACTGTAGCAGCTGTATATGTTGATCAtggtatattatattatatgattaatgtttaatgataacaataataataattgtaattattattCCTGACTATGTATTATAAGAGAGCCAGACGATTGATTCATTCAGTCGTGTTGTCATTAGTGATATGTTTTTGCACAGTACTAATTCTTGGATTATTTATAACCTATTCAAATCAAACGACTGTGCTCTTTTGTGCATTAGATTCTCGTTTAAAGGCatacatatattcatttatatataaatatatgtatagaAATAAGATTGGCCTTGGTGAACGCAAAAATATGTCTTTTGGGAAAAGGTGATATGAGGGGGAATATATGCAGTGAGATATAGGCGTTATAAAAGTGTCTGACATACCCTAGAATTAGTTCTATATAGGTGATTACTAAGAAGTCCAACAAGTTTTGGGGTGTAGATATGTGCTTAATAAAAGTAATCCATTTGAGAAAGGTTTATACTCCGAAAAATAGTGTAGATAagcataatataggattccaaaGTAGTATGGAAGAGAATAGCTATAGCCTATTTCTGTAGCCATACATACATATGTATGTATGCTCATATTGATTATCGGTAGGTGTCTTCTTTTTTGTGGGGCAATTAGTTCGTTTTCTTTTTTGGCTTGCTAGACTTAGATTTCTTCTTATAGCTCCTCAAATTATTCCATCCATGTGTTTTTTCTATCATTAGGGGATAGTACGTACCTAGATTGGCTTTAAGTGTAGTGTGTTATGTGTGATTGAAAGGACTATATGAATGCATGGTCAATGTAAACTCATTTGAATTATGAAGGTTTGATTCTCATGGTTTGAATTATAAAGGTTGTAAATATAAGCTTGTAACAATAATCTCAACTCTATGTGTTAATGAATGACTTGAGAAATGGATGAGAATACTATATTTTATTTAAGAATAGAATTTCTAGGTTTCTCCCTTTGCAACTTACAATTTTCTTGTATCACTAGCTTGGCCAATGTGTATTTTGTTTGTCGTGTTCTTAGGCTCTAGCTAGTCTTGTTTATCaatttaaattgtttaattatgcatGGTATGGAATCTCTTGTTAAAATGTGTTCACCCCCTCTAAAGTTAATTTGTGTTAAACTATTCTTATATGAATTGGTAATAATAGGAGCCGAAGGGATTTATATATAATACCTATATTCATTTCGAACTATAAAGAACTGGATTTTGACGTCTCTATAACTTATTATTGCTAACAAAGTAACACTAATGGCGAAAATATTGTCTAAGATGTTTGAGAAATTCTTAATTAACCATGCTTATTAACTTAGATATTATTCGTAGAATAAAGAACTATTAtagaatgatgatgatgatcttgGTTTGTAGAATAACTTAATTAAGCATGATTCTAAGTTGTTATATTTGTTTTAGGTATACAGGAGGTACAAGCAGTACTATCAACAGATGCAGACAGTGGTGACATCCTTCGAGTATGTGGCCGGGCTTGGCAACGCTGCTCCTTACGCCAACTTGGCAGTGAAAGCCATGACCAAACATTTCAAGTGCTTGAAGAATGCAATCATGGACCAACTTCAGTTCTCCAACAAGGATAACTCCCATACAAATCATGGGAAAGAAGAAGTTCCAACTTTTCGAAACAGCAATAGAGGTCTTTATAGCCAAAGACCGATTCATGGCTCAGGATTCCTCGAGCACCAACCTGTTTGGCGACCCCAAAGAGGGCTTCCCGAGCGTGCTGTTACTGTTCTTCGCGCATGGTTATTTGAACATTTTCTTCACCCGTAAGTAAAATTTGGAATTATTTATGTTTCTTTCTAATATCTCAAGGATAACCCTTAACGCCATTGTTGCTTCTGTTATTGTTCGTTGTTTACAGTTATCCTACAGACACGGACAAGTTAATGTTGGCTAAACAAACTGGTTTATCAAGAAGCCAGGTCTGCTAGTCATAAGTAATCTCAAATTAGAATTGTTTTTACTAGATTTTGAGTGAAGGTTTTTCAATCTAATTTCAATGCAATCCACAGGTTTCGAATTGGTTTATCAATGCTCGAGTGAGGCTATGGAAGCCAATGGTGGAGGAAATACATATGCTGGAAACACGCCAAGCTCAGAAAGCTTCACACAGAGAGGATCGAAACGCCACAAGGCCAAATGCACACGAACATGTAGCTTCAGCAAGCAATCTAACGTCTGAAAATCCATCCACCTCGATGCATAGGGTTCATGACACCACGTTGAAGCGTTCTAGAAACGAAGTACCAGCCGTCATGGATGCTGCTGGAGTAAGCGAAGAGATGAACATGTCTTACGACAACTTGCCTagtcatcttcatcatcatcaagTTGGAGTGGCGGCCCCAGCCATGAACTTGGCTGGGGTTGGAAGCAACGGAGTTTCTCTAACACTTGGGCTTCACCAAAACAACGGCACCATTGGCTTATCAGAGCCCTTTCCTATAAACGCAGCTCAAAGATTCGGTCTTGGCCTCGAGGGAAACAACGAAGGATACGTAATGGGTGCATTCGAAGCTCAAAATCGACATTTCGGAAGAGATCATCATCATGTGATGGGAGGGCAACTTCTGCATGATTTTGTaggctgaagaagaagaagaagaagaagaaatgtgTCATTTCTGGAGCTGTTTCTGGTCAAAATATTGCATGCTAACAAAGTTGCAAAATAGATTATACTTTTATATATGCATGATCATTTATCAATTGACTGCCAGAGAGTGCTCCAAAGTTGATGAAAACAAAGCTTAGCTTAGAGTGGTTGAAAATGGTTTTCCTTACTATAATTTAATATGGGTTAAGAAGCAGAAGAAGGAAAAAGAGAAGGTGAGAGTCCATATCTTTCCGCCCAATGTATATTATCTTTCTCTCTACTGAAAAATATgccaacaacatatataaaagAAGATTGGTTGTTATATTCTTGTGTAAAGTTATTACTCTATGAGAGGAAAATTGATACCATGTCAAACCAAATTGAAGTATTGACATGGCTTTTTAAGATGATTAATTATATGCATGAATGATTTGAATGCCCTAGAGGGTTTTATGGTTTTCTGACCATTTTTCTTGAGTTCTTGCTTGAATCCTCATCGTTATGGGTTCCCATACTTGTACTCATCATTGGAGCTGGACTTAATCGACCTAAGATGTTCCATCAATGAGTGTATATGTCGGTTATTATAGGTTTTTAAATGTAGCACAAAAATATCAAATGGGTTCGATTATGCAATGTGCAGTGTTACAAAATTAATTAGTTTCAGTCCAATCTTTTCCATTTGTATAATGAGAGATTATATAACGATAGGAGAAAGATATATATACTTTTAACTTAAAGATAAAAAGTTCATGTTAAGCCTAAGGGTTGAGTAATAAAATATTACAAGGATTTGCAaccttgaattttttttaatctgaTTTGAAGTCCTTGAATTTGGGGAGgggtgataataataataatacacttGTACAACTTTGTAATTTATGTAACCTTGATAAAGTGAATTGATTAGTCATTTAACTTGTACCTTGCAGTTATTCTCTGTATAAAAGTTCCTTGATTGATTATGAACTTTCTTAGTATAGTATTAGTGTGTTATGTGACTCTTAGTagatctttaattttttttttcttttaagaaaaGAGAAGATAGAAAA
It encodes the following:
- the LOC133801302 gene encoding BEL1-like homeodomain protein 9 codes for the protein MAEGFEPYHVPQQSRRDKLRVVVTQSSTNPASGSACIDAAANFHGSGGLLPLATSYDPTAAISSDLLSCTPHHNHHQHQHHHHHHQLSHAAVGKGVSSPGCVDVSKEEGVVNLMGLVNGSSSTSSTSNFRNPFMDPMTSIQDINSNPFLFSSQTLQSLRDFEQQGFNNGVFKPEPLSLSLSSHHDPTRIQNTSNSTNSNQLPLELNLQRFGSAFYGGGSATNANTTAAAIVGGGSGAGDGVGSRSSAPLGPFTGYSSILKGSRFLRPAQQLLEEFCNVGDRVVYAENLSADPSLLESPVEGLSSGTGGVNVDDVELSSGVSDGGESSRKKKSRLISMLDEVYRRYKQYYQQMQTVVTSFEYVAGLGNAAPYANLAVKAMTKHFKCLKNAIMDQLQFSNKDNSHTNHGKEEVPTFRNSNRGLYSQRPIHGSGFLEHQPVWRPQRGLPERAVTVLRAWLFEHFLHPYPTDTDKLMLAKQTGLSRSQVSNWFINARVRLWKPMVEEIHMLETRQAQKASHREDRNATRPNAHEHVASASNLTSENPSTSMHRVHDTTLKRSRNEVPAVMDAAGVSEEMNMSYDNLPSHLHHHQVGVAAPAMNLAGVGSNGVSLTLGLHQNNGTIGLSEPFPINAAQRFGLGLEGNNEGYVMGAFEAQNRHFGRDHHHVMGGQLLHDFVG